One Rhea pennata isolate bPtePen1 chromosome 3, bPtePen1.pri, whole genome shotgun sequence DNA segment encodes these proteins:
- the PPP1R21 gene encoding protein phosphatase 1 regulatory subunit 21 isoform X1 — MAAAAELQGKYQKLAQEYSKLRAQNQVLKKGVVDEQANSASLKEQLKMKDQSLRKLQQEMDSLTFRNQQLAKRVELLQDELALSEARGKKNKKSGESSSQLSQEQKSVFNEDLQKKIEENERLHILFFEADEQHKRLEAELRSRLEVLETEAAQHQAVVDSLTRKYVDTIEKLQNDKAKLEIKSQTLEREAKDCRLRTEECQQQLKNLQAALGSRLEESLCIINEKVPFNDTRSLRYNALNVPLHNRRYQLKLRDLAGQALAFVQDLVTALLNFHTYTEQKVQIFPVDSATDTISPLNQKFSQYLHENAAYVRPLEEGMLHLFESVTEDTVTVLETAVKLRAFAEHLSSYLNFLRKILPYQLKSLEEECESSLCTAALKARNMELHKDMKKLTAVFEKLHTYISLLALPSTKPEGLLRTNYSFVFTTIAANLHGFHDILKDISKHYSQKATLEQEVPTATQKLVTTNDCILSSVVALTNGVGKIASFFSNNLDHFTTSLSYGPKGGTEFISPLSAECMLQYKKKAAAYMKSLKKPCSDSVPYEEALANRRVLLSSTESREGLAQQVQQSLEKIAKLEQEKEHWMLEAQLAKIKLEKENQKLKHSLSGHLAETIQERSVLPNITELKEETIEKSQREPVKSASLIGMLTITTDNEKAPDNESREDLIKNHYMARIAELTSHLQLADSKSVHFHAECRALAKRLALAEKSKESLMEELKLASQNISRLQDELMTTKRSYEDQLSMMSDHLCSMNETLTKQREEIDTLKMTSKGNSKKNKSR, encoded by the exons ATGGCGGCCGCCGCGGAGCTGCAGGGGAAGTACCAGAAGCTGGCGCAGGAGTACTCCAAG CTTCGAGCTCAGAACCAGGTGCTGAAAAAGGGGGTTGTAGATGAACAAGCAAACTCTGCTTCTCTGAAG GAGCAACTGAAGATGAAGGATCAATCACTGAGAAAACTGCAACAGGAAATGGACAGTTTGACCTTTCGGAATCAGCAGCTTGCCAAGCGAGTGGAACTGCTCCAAGATGAACTTGCTTTAAGTGAAGCTAGGGGCAAGAAGAATAAG AAAAGTGGAGAATCTTCATCTCAGTTGAGTCAAGAGCAGAAAAGTGTCTTCAATGAAGATCTTCAGAAGAAGATAGAAGAGAATGAACGACTGCATATACTG TTCTTTGAAGCAGATGAACAGCACAAACGTTTagaagcagagctgagaagCAGACTTGAAGTTTTGGAAACTGAGGCTGCCCAGCATCAAGCTGTGGTGGACAGTTTAACACGGAAATATGTGGATACCAtagaaaagctgcaaaatgaTAAAGCTAAATTGGAA ATCAAGTCTCAGACACTAGAAAGAGAAGCTAAGGACTGTAGGCTTCGAACCGAAGAATG ccagcaacagctgaaaaatCTCCAAGCAGCTTTGGGCAGTAGATTGGAAGAATCTCTGTGCATAATCAATGAAAAAGTACCTTTTAATGACACGA GATCTCTTCGGTACAATGCTCTTAATGTACCATTACACAATAGAAGATATCAG CTGAAGTTGCGAGACCTTGCTGGGCAGGCACTAGCTTTTGTTCAAGATCTTGTAACAGCTCTTCTGAACTTTCATACATACACTGAGCAGAAAGTCCAGATATTTCCTGTTGATTCTGCAACAGACACTATATCACCATTAAATCAGAAG TTCTCACAGTATCTTCATGAAAATGCAGCGTATGTTCGCCCTCTGGAGGAAGGAATGCTTCACTTATTTGAGAGCGTTACAGAAGATACTGTGACAGTGCTG GAAACAGCTGTGAAATTGAGGGCTTTTGCAGAACACTTATCTTCATACTTAaactttttaagaaagattCTTCCTTACCAGTTAAAAAG TTTGGAAGAAGAGTGTGAGTCTTCTCTTTGCACAGCTGCCTTAAAAGCTAGAAATATGGAGTTACACAAAGACATGAAAAAGTTGACTGCAGTCTTTGAGAAGCTGCACACTTACATTAGTCTTCTTGCTTTGCCAA GTACAAAACCAGAAGGTCTTCTTAGGACAAATTACAGCTTTGTATTTACAACTATTGCTGCAAATCTTCATGGATTTCATGACATTCTGAAAG ACATTTCCAAGCACTACAGTCAGAAAGCAACTTTAGAACAGGAGGTTCCAACAGCCACGCAAAAACTTGTAACAACAAATGACTGTATTTTATCCTCTGTTGTGGCTTTAACAAATGGAGTGGGCAAG ATTGCCTCGTTCTTTAGCAACAATTTGGATCACTTCACTACTTCGTTGAGTTATGGGCCTAAAGGAGGAACAGAGTTCATCAGCCCTCTTTCGGCTGAGTGTATGCTGCAGTACAAGAAAAAGGCAGCTGCCTATATGAAGTCTTTGAAGAAG ccttGTTCAGATTCAGTGCCTTATGAAGAGGCTTTGGCCAATCGCAGAGTTCTTCTGAGCtccacagaaagcagagaaggcCTTGCACAACAG GTTCAGCAGAGTCTGGAGAAAATTGCAAAActtgaacaggaaaaagaacacTGGATGTTGGAGGCCCAACTAGCTAAAATAAagctagagaaagaaaaccaaaaactGAAGCACTCTCTTAGTGGACATTTAGCTGAAACTATACAAGAGCGCTCTGTCTTGCCAAATATAACTGAACTGAAGGAGGAAACCATAGAAAAAAGTCAGAGGGAGCCTGTTAAAAGTGCTAGTCTG ATTGGAATGTTGACTATAACTACTGATAATGAAAAG GCTCCAGATAACGAGTCTCGTGAGGACTTGATAAAAAACCACTATATGGCAAGGATAGCAGAACTTACATCTCATTTACAGCTTGCTGACAGCAAATCAGTACACTTTCATGCTGAG TGTCGAGCGCTTGCCAAAAGATTGGCTTTAGCAGAGAAGTCCAAGGAATCGCTCATGGAAGAGTTGAAACTAGCTAGTCAAAACATCAGTAGACTACAG GATGAATTGATGACGACAAAGAGAAGTTATGAGGATCAGTTAAGTATGATGAGTGACCATCTCTGCAGTATGAATGAAACCTTAActaaacagagagaagaaattgaTACACTGAAGATGACAAGTAAG GGAAAttctaaaaagaacaaaagtcgATAG
- the PPP1R21 gene encoding protein phosphatase 1 regulatory subunit 21 isoform X2 has protein sequence MAAAAELQGKYQKLAQEYSKLRAQNQVLKKGVVDEQANSASLKEQLKMKDQSLRKLQQEMDSLTFRNQQLAKRVELLQDELALSEARGKKNKKSGESSSQLSQEQKSVFNEDLQKKIEENERLHILFFEADEQHKRLEAELRSRLEVLETEAAQHQAVVDSLTRKYVDTIEKLQNDKAKLEIKSQTLEREAKDCRLRTEECQQQLKNLQAALGSRLEESLCIINEKVPFNDTRSLRYNALNVPLHNRRYQLKLRDLAGQALAFVQDLVTALLNFHTYTEQKVQIFPVDSATDTISPLNQKFSQYLHENAAYVRPLEEGMLHLFESVTEDTVTVLETAVKLRAFAEHLSSYLNFLRKILPYQLKSLEEECESSLCTAALKARNMELHKDMKKLTAVFEKLHTYISLLALPSTKPEGLLRTNYSFVFTTIAANLHGFHDILKDISKHYSQKATLEQEVPTATQKLVTTNDCILSSVVALTNGVGKIASFFSNNLDHFTTSLSYGPKGGTEFISPLSAECMLQYKKKAAAYMKSLKKPCSDSVPYEEALANRRVLLSSTESREGLAQQVQQSLEKIAKLEQEKEHWMLEAQLAKIKLEKENQKLKHSLSGHLAETIQERSVLPNITELKEETIEKSQREPVKSASLAPDNESREDLIKNHYMARIAELTSHLQLADSKSVHFHAECRALAKRLALAEKSKESLMEELKLASQNISRLQDELMTTKRSYEDQLSMMSDHLCSMNETLTKQREEIDTLKMTSKGNSKKNKSR, from the exons ATGGCGGCCGCCGCGGAGCTGCAGGGGAAGTACCAGAAGCTGGCGCAGGAGTACTCCAAG CTTCGAGCTCAGAACCAGGTGCTGAAAAAGGGGGTTGTAGATGAACAAGCAAACTCTGCTTCTCTGAAG GAGCAACTGAAGATGAAGGATCAATCACTGAGAAAACTGCAACAGGAAATGGACAGTTTGACCTTTCGGAATCAGCAGCTTGCCAAGCGAGTGGAACTGCTCCAAGATGAACTTGCTTTAAGTGAAGCTAGGGGCAAGAAGAATAAG AAAAGTGGAGAATCTTCATCTCAGTTGAGTCAAGAGCAGAAAAGTGTCTTCAATGAAGATCTTCAGAAGAAGATAGAAGAGAATGAACGACTGCATATACTG TTCTTTGAAGCAGATGAACAGCACAAACGTTTagaagcagagctgagaagCAGACTTGAAGTTTTGGAAACTGAGGCTGCCCAGCATCAAGCTGTGGTGGACAGTTTAACACGGAAATATGTGGATACCAtagaaaagctgcaaaatgaTAAAGCTAAATTGGAA ATCAAGTCTCAGACACTAGAAAGAGAAGCTAAGGACTGTAGGCTTCGAACCGAAGAATG ccagcaacagctgaaaaatCTCCAAGCAGCTTTGGGCAGTAGATTGGAAGAATCTCTGTGCATAATCAATGAAAAAGTACCTTTTAATGACACGA GATCTCTTCGGTACAATGCTCTTAATGTACCATTACACAATAGAAGATATCAG CTGAAGTTGCGAGACCTTGCTGGGCAGGCACTAGCTTTTGTTCAAGATCTTGTAACAGCTCTTCTGAACTTTCATACATACACTGAGCAGAAAGTCCAGATATTTCCTGTTGATTCTGCAACAGACACTATATCACCATTAAATCAGAAG TTCTCACAGTATCTTCATGAAAATGCAGCGTATGTTCGCCCTCTGGAGGAAGGAATGCTTCACTTATTTGAGAGCGTTACAGAAGATACTGTGACAGTGCTG GAAACAGCTGTGAAATTGAGGGCTTTTGCAGAACACTTATCTTCATACTTAaactttttaagaaagattCTTCCTTACCAGTTAAAAAG TTTGGAAGAAGAGTGTGAGTCTTCTCTTTGCACAGCTGCCTTAAAAGCTAGAAATATGGAGTTACACAAAGACATGAAAAAGTTGACTGCAGTCTTTGAGAAGCTGCACACTTACATTAGTCTTCTTGCTTTGCCAA GTACAAAACCAGAAGGTCTTCTTAGGACAAATTACAGCTTTGTATTTACAACTATTGCTGCAAATCTTCATGGATTTCATGACATTCTGAAAG ACATTTCCAAGCACTACAGTCAGAAAGCAACTTTAGAACAGGAGGTTCCAACAGCCACGCAAAAACTTGTAACAACAAATGACTGTATTTTATCCTCTGTTGTGGCTTTAACAAATGGAGTGGGCAAG ATTGCCTCGTTCTTTAGCAACAATTTGGATCACTTCACTACTTCGTTGAGTTATGGGCCTAAAGGAGGAACAGAGTTCATCAGCCCTCTTTCGGCTGAGTGTATGCTGCAGTACAAGAAAAAGGCAGCTGCCTATATGAAGTCTTTGAAGAAG ccttGTTCAGATTCAGTGCCTTATGAAGAGGCTTTGGCCAATCGCAGAGTTCTTCTGAGCtccacagaaagcagagaaggcCTTGCACAACAG GTTCAGCAGAGTCTGGAGAAAATTGCAAAActtgaacaggaaaaagaacacTGGATGTTGGAGGCCCAACTAGCTAAAATAAagctagagaaagaaaaccaaaaactGAAGCACTCTCTTAGTGGACATTTAGCTGAAACTATACAAGAGCGCTCTGTCTTGCCAAATATAACTGAACTGAAGGAGGAAACCATAGAAAAAAGTCAGAGGGAGCCTGTTAAAAGTGCTAGTCTG GCTCCAGATAACGAGTCTCGTGAGGACTTGATAAAAAACCACTATATGGCAAGGATAGCAGAACTTACATCTCATTTACAGCTTGCTGACAGCAAATCAGTACACTTTCATGCTGAG TGTCGAGCGCTTGCCAAAAGATTGGCTTTAGCAGAGAAGTCCAAGGAATCGCTCATGGAAGAGTTGAAACTAGCTAGTCAAAACATCAGTAGACTACAG GATGAATTGATGACGACAAAGAGAAGTTATGAGGATCAGTTAAGTATGATGAGTGACCATCTCTGCAGTATGAATGAAACCTTAActaaacagagagaagaaattgaTACACTGAAGATGACAAGTAAG GGAAAttctaaaaagaacaaaagtcgATAG